TGCTGCACTGCTCGATGAGCTGGCTGCAGCTCTCCACCGTGCCCTCCAGCTGGGCCTTGTCGCTGCAGACGCCCAGGAACCGGGCCAGCTGCTCCACCAGGGCCCCGGGGTCCTGCACCGGGTCAGAGGGAAGAAGACTCAGGGGACATGTTATGCAACACAGAGACCACGCCCCCTCTTGATCCCTTGAATAACAACTCGGCCGTGGTTCAGCCTCCAGCCCCGAGACGCTTCACCACTCAGCGCAatctgtgaggtcaaaggtcagacgcTGAGGAGAACAGGACGGCTGAGAGGACACAGTGAGCAGCTCCgggtgggcggagcctcatATCAGTTCGACATGAAGGTATCAGAGTTTAATGACTTAACGCTGTGATGTCATGTGGCTGTATTAGCAGGGCAGTTTAAAGGAACCCATGGTCCCAGATTATCAGAACAAAAACACGAAAccataatattcataatgaATGTTAACACAACATTAACATGACAAGTGTTAGCACAGCCATGCTAGCAGCCATGCTAGCGAAGCTGTTCCAGGCACAGTGAGCTTTGAGCTGATTGCTCGTGTCAGTGCGCTAACACGCTCACAACTATGATGAACTCTGAGTCTCTGTGTTCACGCCAACCATCAGAAGCATATTCAATGAGATATTCAATGAGATATTCAATGAAATATTCAATGAGATATTCAATGAAATATTCAATGAGATATTCAATGAAATATTCAATGAGATATTCAATGAGATATTCAATGAGATATTCAATGAAATATTCAATGAAATATTCAATGAAATATTCAATGAGATATTCAATGAGATATTCAATGAAATATTTAATGAGATATGTTCTCCTTCTGCTATCTGCGCTGTATATTCTACAAGGATGTCTCTGCTGCTCTTAGCACCAGACAAGACTCTCAGTTGACTCCACagtcctgatacaggagaacatatatatatatgtatatatatatatttatatatgtactctcttaacccttgtgttgccttagggtcattttgacccgaatcaatattacaccctccccccgcctttgggtcattttgacccgattcaatgtttaaccctcctgttacctttatatttactaacatattttaccctttgggttcaatttgacgccagcaattaaaacctccagaaaattattagaattaatattgttttccaagtttaagtgtgaggcactttatgtttgtttgttgactaccgaaagaacaccgacattaaacattgaatggggtcaaattaatcctaaagcggggggagggtgtaatattgattcgggtcaaaatgaccctaaggcaacacaagggttaagcactctgaggcaaatttgtaatttgtgagaatgggctatacaaaataaattgaattgaatatatatatatatatatatatatattgatatatatatatatttatataaatataactatttatatatacatataaatatatatatatatataaatgacagTTCTCAAATGATCAAGATCTAACTCTTGGTGAGGTAAATGCAGAGTTGCCAGATTTGTATTAAAAAATCTTATATTTTGTTGAGTGAAAGAGGAAAATATCGTCTCAATCAATGGGATGCCTCTGAATACAATTCAGCTCAGTTGTTTATCATCGAGGCTCTTCAGTCAGAGGGAACGAGAGCACCTGGAGACCTCACCTTGTACATGTCTTCATATTTCAAGAAGAGGACATTAGAATCCATACGATGCTCCCAAAACTCCTGAACATGTTCAAACCAGGAACCATAtcccactgagagagagagagagggagagagacagagaggagagagggagagagagagatgagctgACTGTAGTCTGGAGACAACAGTAGAGGGGTTCACTGACTTGAAACCACACGAGGGGTCACTGGATCActgggtcacagggtcacagggtAATGGGGTCCCTGGGTTACGGGTCACTGGATTGTGGGGTCACATGTAacggggtcacagggtcacgggTCACTGGGTTatggggtcacagggtcacggggtcacggggtccCAGCATACTTACGCTTGTCGTTCATGAAGCGGCGGCAGAACTCCTGGAAGGTCCCCCGGTAGCTCATGGTCCTGAGCGAGCGGTGGAACTGGTAGTAGGAGACCACCAGGTCCTTCGGGTTCCGAGCCATGTAGATCACCTGGagatacatgtcatgatacagggagagacatgtcatgatacatgtcatgatacatgtcatgatacatgtcatAATACATGGagatacatgtcatgatacatgtcatgatacatgtcatgatacatggagatacatgtcatgatacatggagacatgtcatgatacatgtcatgatacatgtcatgatacatggagacatgtcatgatacatgtcatgatacatggagatacatgtcatgatacatggagacatttcatgatacatgtcatgatacatgtcatgatacatggagacatgtcatgatacatgtcatgatacatggagatacatgtcatgatacatggagagacatgtcatgatacatgtcatgatacatgtcatgatacatgtcatgatacatggagagacatgtcatgatacatggagagacatgtcatgatacatgtcatgatacatgtcatgatacatggagatacatgtcatgatacatgtcatgatacatggagacatgtcatgatacatgtcatgatacatggagacatgtcatgatacatgtcatgatacatgtcatgatacatgtcatgatacatggagatacatgtcatgatacatggagatatgtcatgatacatgtcatgatacatgtcataatacatgtcatgatacatggagacatgtcatgatacatgtcatgatacatgtcatgatacatggagacatgtcatgatacatgtcatgatacatgtcatgatacatgtcatgatacatgtcatgatacatggagatacatgtcatgatacatggagatatgtcatgatacatgtcatgatacatggagatacatgtcatgatacatgtcatgatacatgtcataatacatgtcatgatacatggagacatgtcatgatacatgtcatgatacatggagatacatgtcatgatacatgtcatgatacatggagatacatgtcatgatacatggagacatgtcatgatacatgtcatgatacatgtcatgatacatggagatacatgtcatgatacatgtcatgatacatggagacatgtcatgatacatgtcatgatacatggagatacatgtcatgatacatgtcatgatacatgtcatgatacatggagacatgtcatgatacatgtcatgatacatgtcatgatacatggagatacatgtcatgatacatgtcatgatacatggagacatgtcatgatacatgtcatgatacatggagatacatgtcatgatacatgtcatgatacatgtcataatacatgtcatgatacatggagacatgtcatgatacatgtcatgatacatgtcatgatacatggagatacatgtcatgatacatgtcatgatacatggagatacatgtcatgatacatggagacatgtcatgatacatgtcatgatacatgtcatgatacatggagatacatgtcatgatacatgtcatgatacatggagacatgtcatgatacatgtcatgatacatgtcatgatacatggagatacatgtcatgatacatgtcatgatacatgtcatgatacatggagacatgtcatgatacatgtcatgatacatgtcatgatacatggagatacatgtcatgatacatgtcatgatacatggagacatgtcatgatacatgtcatgatacatgtcatgatacatggagatacatgtcatgatacatatCATGATACATGGagacatgtcatgatacatgtcatgataccTTGGCCTCTCCGTGGTGCATGGCGGTGGGCATGAAGCGGTAGGGCAGATGGCTCTTGATCAGCCGGGGGGACGTCAGCTCCTGTGGAGACACAACAGCTGTCCTCAAGTCAtctgatgaacacacacactgtacacacactacacacacactacacacactgtacacacactacacacactgtacacacatccTGGAGCTCCGGTTCTTGATTCCTCTGACACTCCCCTGTGAGGTCAGATTCCACATGGTGACCTCATGAGGGGCGTGGCTCTGACGCTTCATCGTGATAGGGCGTCAGAGTGATTCTCTGGATAGTGATACCTTATCTGCTGGTACCATAAAGTTACCAGTTACTCATATGGAGAGCAGAACCGGGTCGGACCTGGACGACTGGGCTCTGTGGACGGAAATCAGTTACAGACACGTCCTcggactttcaaaataaaagcacgtcTCTAAAACGACCATGCGTGATGTATTGTCTGCATTGGTGTTGCTTGTGTTGCCAGCAGGAGGCCGCAACGCTCCGTGTGTTCAAGTCACTTCGTTATTTAGCCAAATATCAAGAGACCAGGAGTAGATCTGAGGTCCAGAGACGGCTTCCAGCAAACAGGCCTGGTGGCTGCGAGGCGGCCTCGTTCTGATGTAATGCTGCTACACCCAACTCAAGCCATTCAGCAACAATATGTCCagaccccagagacccagaACCTCCTCTGCATTCCGTTAGAGGACAGTACCTGTATGATGTCCAGGCCAGGCTGGGGGTACTCCAGGACCGGCAGCTGCTCGTCGATGTTCATGAGGCCGATCTCATCTGGGTCTGCCCCCTGACTCACCAGGTACACGATCTCCTGAAGTAGACTGGTTCCTGTAGCGCcagaggacaggaaggggaTCACTTCATCTTGAGaccgcctcctcttcctgctcatcACGGCTTGGGAAAGATTCATTAGTGCAAGTATGAAAACAATGTAGTGTTCAACTAAAGAGGAACGACAGTATTCAATCCCGACAGAACACCGGCTGCTTGTGCTTCATGTGAAAGAATTCTATTTATGGATCACATCACCAAAGAACTGGAGTCCCGCCAGGGGGTCGTCATCTTACCCAAACCACAGGATGCTCTTGAGCCCAACTCAGTGGTTCTGTAGCCTGAGCCCCACTCAGTGGTTCTGTAGCCTGAGCCCAACTCAGTGGTTCTGTAACCTGAGCCCCACTCAGTGGTTCTGTAGCCTGAACCCAACTCAGTGGTTCTGTAGCCTGAGCCCCACTCAGTGGTTCTGTAGCCTGAACCCAACTCAGTGGTTCTGTAGCCTGAGCCCCACTCAGTGGTTCTGTAGCCTGAACCCAACTCAGTGGTTCTGTAGCCTGAGCCCCACTCAGTGGTTCTGTAGCCTGAACCCAACTCAGTGGTTCTGTAGCCTGAGCCTGACGTCGTGGATTCATGTTTATTCTGAAACAAAGACCAACCTGCTGCTGGACTCTGAAGTCCCTTTATTTGTGAGATATCATATGAAGCGTTATGGGGCACCAACCGCAtacattacccagaatgcaactAGACGACTAGTCTGCCTGGTGGCTCAATCCTtgtccgtgtctgtgtgtgtgtgtgtgtgtgtgtgtgtgtctctgtgtgtgtgtgtgtgtgtgtgtgtgtgtgtgtgtgtctctgtgtgtgtgtgtgtgtgtgtgtctctgtgtgtgtgtgtgtgtgtctctctgtgtgtgtgtgtgtgtgtgtgtctctgtgtgtgtgtgtgtgtgtgtgtgtgtgtgtgtgtgtgtgtgtgtgtgtgtgtgtgtgtgtgtgtgtgtgtgtgtgtgtgtgtgtgtgtgtgtgtgtgtgtgtgtgtgtgtgtgtgtgtgtgtgtgtgtgtgtgtgcatgtgtctgtgtgtgtgtgtgaaatattaATATCACACTGTGGGTAGCCATTGATTCTGCCTGTGTATAAATGATTGTATATTATTCAGTGACCATAGATTGTTTCCTGTTGTTTACTCTGTCTATTGTTGACTTGTTTTGATCTTTCTGTCGTACTTCACCCTCTGAGTCACTAAACTCATAAAGGATTCTCTTATCTTAACGATGGTTTCCTCTTGGTTCCCTGTTGGGTCATGACTCTCTTCAGTAGCTGCAGTTCAgctcatataataataataataatataataataataatatacctTAATGACGCTGAGGACCCACCCCAGCGCACGGCTCGGCACGCGGCGGCCTGCAGGGCGCTGCGCCGCGACGCACCGGAGCTGCATGTAAACAACCGCGTCCCGCGTTACGAGGCCGGAGGCCTCATGCCGACGACCCCCCGGCGCGGCTCAGCAGGACACATGCACGCGCCAGATGAGCACCGGCACTGAGCCCGCCCGATGACGGTGCTGCTCTGAAGCAACGGAGCCGCCGCGTGCCGCGCAGCAGCCCGGTGAGCGCGCGGAGCCGCGCGGTGACGCAGAGGCTTGTTTACCTGACTTCGGGTAGGTGACGATCCAGATGTCGCTGCTCCTCAGGGAGAAGTTGGCgatctcctccatcttccccctGCAGAAGGGCGGCAGCCGCACGCCATCGTGCTCGAAGTATTTGCTGTCGAACTCGATGGGCGTGCTCGGCGTGTCCGCCTCGCTCTCGGCCATGTCCTCGGAGACGGGCCGCCGGTGCAGGGGACGAGAAGACGCGCGCGCACCACCGGACGAGCGCGAGGCGGTCGGTCGATGTGCGGCGGCTGACGACGCCGCTGCTGCGGAGGCTGCGCGGCGGCCGGGCGAAGAGAGGCGCGCGGCCAATCGCGCTGCAGAGAAGTGATGTAATGCGCGCACGCGCGAGACGCAGCATCAGGACCACTCTCGCCGTGAGGATGCGCGCGCGACTGTAGAGGCAGGATGCTCTCCAACGGGGATACAGATGACGTCACGCGGCTGTAATACTCTATTACTATTACGCAATGAACACACATGGTGGCTATACGTCATACATTATGCTTATATAGCATATGAGCCGAAGCATCGAGTCGTATTGTTACGTGCGTTGGTTAACtctgtttattgtgtttttatgtcgAAAATCAACAATACATAGAATACTTTAATACTTAATATATAAGTAAAGTATACAAACGTGGCAAATTAAGTATAACGTGCTCTTTCTTGTGGAAGGCTTTGCTCTTGAGTAGAATATTGATATATTTGTGAGTGTCATCACGTCCCTGAAATAACTGAATTTAAAACTGTGGAGCAACGATCATTtagtttcatttaatttttcatttatttcatttatgtatttatttgtacagggaccgtacacattaatcaacccaggGGTCAATGTGTCAACGTTAGCTCAGGCTAACTTCCAgctggtccctgtggccagatgccttcactaaaggagagagaggttaacacataacatcataaacaaGAAATAAACATTCAGGTTACGATAAAATACTGGCCTCATcgtaaaatcattaaaaaaactaactaaAGTATTTACACAACCAGTGAGGAGGGAGTCTCGGTTCACCTGATGGTGAAGAGCTCTTCAGGCCGTCAGAACGGTCGTCTGGAATGAAGTATTATAATGAAGTACTTTAGAGAATGAAGTACTTGTTATAATGAAGTACTTTAGAGAATGAAGTACTTGTTATAATGAAGTACTTTAGAGAATGAAGTACTTGTTATAATGAAGTACTTTAGAGAATGAAGTACTTGTTATAATgaagtacatttatttatgaccagagtatttataatattaaatattaaaccgTGAAGTCTTCTGAGGCAGAGGAAacagaagggggcggggctgtgACGCTACTGCTTTTGGTCCATCCCGCTTGCCGTCGATTGGCTCATATGTTCAGAAAGACGTGTTGCCCTCATGAACCCTCGTAAATCTTGAAGATAACACGATAATAACAAAAAGCGCGCGCACATTCAGGCGCGTTCTGATTCGTGTCGTGTGCGAAACTAAACCACACCTGTGTGACCTGATGGCATCAACATGAGGTCACCTGTCCACGTGTCACGTCGGCGCGTGTCAGCAGGTAACTGTAAGTTACGTCATGTCGGCGTTCAGATAGTTCAGACGGCCCCTGAAGGCATCACGAGCAGAGCCTCCTCCCCGCTCGTCCCCTCTATAAGAGCCCGCTGTCGCCCCGCGGAGGGATACCGCTCCTCTCCCGCGAGCACAGGGCCGGACCTCGCTGCTCTGATCTCTCCGCCGTCCCGGGGCTCCATGCCCGGCCATGGTCGACATTACCGGCAGCTGGAACCTGTCCTTCGCCGGCTGCGGCTTCCTGGGGATTTACCACATCGGGGTGGCCAGCTGCCTGCTGGAGAAGGCGCCCTACCTCCTGCGGGGGGCCACGCGGCTCTACGGGGCCTCCGCCGGCGCGCTGACCGCCTCTGTGCTCGCGAGCCAGGCGTGCATAAGTAGGACCACCCGCCGGAGCACCGGAGCTCGATGCAGCCGCACGGGTCGATGATAGCGTTATTAATGTTATTCATTATTATAGCGTTATTAATGTTGATAGTTATTATAGCGTTATTAATGTTGAtagttattatagtgttattaatgttattcaTTATTATAGCGTTATTAATGTTGATAGTATTATAGTGTTATTAATGTTGATAGTTATTATATTGTAATcggtattattaatattattacatcTTTTAGTGATTGCTGCAGTGTTTTTtatgaaaatgttttaaaatctttttttgttgtcgttttatatattaaacataCCGAACTTATTTTAATGTGACTGTAATcgatcaaacttttatttcagactccagataaaacattaaaatacaataaaataaatacacacatcacAAGTTAAATATGTATAACTAAGAAAGTTGCGTTACATAACTGTTATTATATAAGCAGACCCAAAATACATATCTAAATGTcattaatgtaatatatatgtatgtatatatatatatgtatgggtCTAGTCTCTGTGTGAATGACACGGGCCCTTGGGAGCCTCTTCTCAGggcccttccttcctcttccatgAAGAAGCGTCTCCGGGCCTCTGGGTCGGTTCTGGTCTCCAGGGAGACCGGCGTGTTCTTGAGGTCCagtgactgaagacagacagggggcACTTTtagaaacttgtgaaataacatttaacttttGTTCAAaactgcaagtgactttttttcgtcccgatgtgcgcgcacacgctggcatccgagctctgcggcgcgcgagacggagatcggagtcgtgttaacgcgacactagagacagaatgacatgctgctggagagacgaccaacaacagacggactggaagctcattctgcacatgcgttaaatacGTTAAGAGAAAATAActtgttaaacctgtaatttaattaactgagttaatgcgttatttttcacagcactaaaatatatgtatttaagcTTAAGGGATATGACAAATGATCATAAACATagcaataataaaactattagtcactaataagactattagttcGTAGTCTAATAGATTTAAAGCGTTTTCTTAGAGATAAAACATGAATAAGATgatcatattcaatgttattcttatttctttgtcgttatttattgttattacatttttaaacaactgtttacaattataacttatttttgttttttaaaataattaaaatctgTATTTATAGATTGTTTGTGTTCCTAGAGCAGCCGGCAGACAGCAGAACTCTATGAAGTGATCATATATGGGGCGTGTCGCCCTAACATATTAGTGAAGGTCCGTTTGCCCCGCTCTGGTTCTGACTGTGGTTCTGAGTCTGTGGTTCTGACTGTGGTTCTGAGTCTGTGGTTCTGAGTCTGTGGTTCTGACACCGTGGTTCTGACCCTGTGGTTCTGACTGGTtctggctctgtggttctgaaTGTGGTTCTGGCTGTGGTTCTGACTGTGGTTCTGACACCGTGGTTCTGACTGTGGTTCTGGCTGTGGTTCTGGCTGTGGTTCTGACTGTGGTTCTGACTGTGGTTCTGACTGTGGTtctggctctgtggttctgactGTGGTTCTGACACCGTGGTtctggctctgtggttctgactgtggttctgactgtggttttggctctgtggttctgacgctgtggttctgactgtggttctggctctgtggttctgacgctgtggttctgactgtggttctgactgtggttctggctctgtggttctgactgtggttctggctctgtggttctgaccctgtggttctggctctgtggttctgacGCTGTGGTTCTGACACCATGGTtctggctctgtggttctgacACCGTGGTTCTGACGCTGTGGTTCTGACACCGTGGTtctggctctgtggttctgactGTGGTTCTGACCCTGTGGTtctggctctgtggttctgacgctgtggttctggctctgtggttctgactGTGGTTCTGACCCTGTGGTtctggctctgtggttctggctctgtggttctgaccctgtggttctggctctgtggttctgactGTGGTTCTGACGCTGTGGTtctggctctgtggttctggctctgtggttctgactGTGGTTCTGACTGTGATTCTGACGCTGTGGTTCTGACTGTGGTTCTGACTGTGATTCTGACGCTGTGGTTCTGACGCTGTGGTTCTGACTGTGGTtctggctctgtggttctggctctgtggttctgactgtggttctggctctgtggttctgacgctgtggttctgactgtggttctggctctgtggttctgactgtggttctggctctgtggttctgactgtggttctggctctgtggttctgactGTGGTTCTGACGTTGTGGTTCTGACTGTGGTtctggctctgtggttctgaccctgtggttctggctctgtggttctgactgtggttctggctctgtggttctgacgctgtggttctgactgtggttctggctctgtggttctgacactgtggttctgactgtggttctggctctgtggttctgacgctgtggttctgactgtggttctggctctgtggttctggctctgtggttctgactGTGGTTCTGACGCTGTGGTTCTGACTGTGGTtctggctctgtggttctggctctgtggttctggctctgtggttctgacACCGTCGTtctggctctgtggttctgactGTGGATCTGACTGTGGTTCTGGTGCCGGGTCCCCTGATCCGTTTCTTTCATCTGTCTTCCAGCTAAATGTTGTGAGGATGTTCTGGAGGTGGCCAAGGAGGCCAGGAAGAGGAACCTGGGCCCGCTCCACCCGACCTTCAACCTGGTCAAGGTGATCCGGACCGGGCTGGACCGGGACCTGCCGGCCGACGCCCACCTGCGGGCCTCGGGCCGGCTCAGCGTGTCGCTCACCAGAGTGTCGGACGGGGAGAACGTCCTGGTGTCAGAGTTCAGCTCCAAGGAGGAGCTCattcaggtgggggggggggggtcctctgggggtctctgagggtctctggggtcctctggtctctgggggtcctctggggtcctctggtctctgggggtctctggtctctgggggtctctggtctctgagggtctctggggtcctctggtctctggggtcctctggtctctggggtcctctggtctctgggggtctctgagggtctctggtctctggtgtcctctggtctctgggggtctctggggtcctctggtctctgggggtctctgagggtctctggggtcctctggtctctgagggtctctggggtcctctggtctctgggggtctctggtctctggtctctgggggtctctggtctctgagggtctctggggtcctctggtctctgggggtctctggtctctggtctctgggggtctctggtctctgagggtctctggggtcctctggtctctggggtcctctggtctctgggggtctctggtctctgggggtctctggtctctgggggtctctggtctctggtctctgagggtctctggtctctggggtcctctggtctctgagggtctctggtctctgagggtctctggggtcctctggtctctggggtcctctggtctctgtgggtctctgagggtctctgggggtctctggtctctggggtcctctggtctctgggggtctctggtctctgagggtctctggggtcctctggtctctgagggtctctggtctctgagggtctctggtctctgagggtctctggtctctgggggtctctggtctctgagggtctctggggtcctctggtctctggggtcctctggtctctgggggtctctggtctctgagggtctctggggtcctctggtctctgggggtctctggtctctgggggtctctggtctctgggggtctctggtctctgagggtctctggggtcctctggtctctgggggtctctggtctAACCCTGCTCTCTGTCCTCAGGCTCTGATCTGCAGCTGCTTCATCCCAGTGTACTGTGGCCTCATCCCCCCGTCCTTCAGAGGAGTGGTAGgtggcctcctcctctcctcctcctcctgctcctcctcctcctgctcctcctcctgctcctccccctcctcctcctcctcctgctcctcctcctcctgctcctcctgctcctcctcctcctcctgctcctcctcctgctcctccccctcctcctcctcctgctcctcctcctcctaaagCTTTAGCAGTTACCACCTCATTGTTGTCCTTGAGACCAGCCATGTCCTCgtgtgaacacaacaacaaccaccaccagTGAGCGTATCTCTGACCCCTCAGTGAGAAGCTTCATGATTCATTTAAATAGTCAGGAGAGACGATTTCTGGTTTCACTCATCAGCTGGACTCTGaccagacagtgtgtgtgtgtgtatgtgtgtgtgtgtgtgtgtgtatgtgtgtgtgtatgtgagtgtgtgtgtatgtgagtgtgagtgtgtgtgtgggggtcccCAAAGCCACAGTTAAGGTGGAGCACATGTCAGTTAAGGTGGAGCACATGTCAGTTGTTTTTAAAGCACTCTTTCATTTCACTACAAACAGAAGCTAACCCCAGCGCTACGTGGACGGAGGCATCAGCAACAACCTGCCGCAGTCGGAGCTGAAGAACACCATCACCATCTCGCCCTTCTCGGGGGAGTGTGACATCTGCCCCCGAGACAACTCCACCAACTTCCACGAGCTGCGCTTCACCAACACCAGCATCCAAATGAACCTAGGCAACATGTACCGCCTGAGCCgggcgctgtttccccccgAGCCCAAGGTGAGCACGAGGTCATGGCCACGAGGTCACGGCCACCATGTCATGAGCACGATGTCATGAGCGTGATGTCATGAGCGCGATGTCATGAGCGCGATGTCATGAGCGCGATGTCATGAGCGCGACGTCATGAGCG
This is a stretch of genomic DNA from Pseudoliparis swirei isolate HS2019 ecotype Mariana Trench chromosome 10, NWPU_hadal_v1, whole genome shotgun sequence. It encodes these proteins:
- the sult4a1 gene encoding sulfotransferase 4A1 isoform X2, whose amino-acid sequence is MAESEADTPSTPIEFDSKYFEHDGVRLPPFCRGKMEEIANFSLRSSDIWIVTYPKSGTSLLQEIVYLVSQGADPDEIGLMNIDEQLPVLEYPQPGLDIIQELTSPRLIKSHLPYRFMPTAMHHGEAKVIYMARNPKDLVVSYYQFHRSLRTMSYRGTFQEFCRRFMNDKLGYGSWFEHVQEFWEHRMDSNVLFLKYEDMYKIALSGEASRGWRLNHGRVVIQGIKRGRGLCVA
- the sult4a1 gene encoding sulfotransferase 4A1 isoform X1: MAESEADTPSTPIEFDSKYFEHDGVRLPPFCRGKMEEIANFSLRSSDIWIVTYPKSGTSLLQEIVYLVSQGADPDEIGLMNIDEQLPVLEYPQPGLDIIQELTSPRLIKSHLPYRFMPTAMHHGEAKVIYMARNPKDLVVSYYQFHRSLRTMSYRGTFQEFCRRFMNDKLGYGSWFEHVQEFWEHRMDSNVLFLKYEDMYKDPGALVEQLARFLGVCSDKAQLEGTVESCSQLIEQCSSSEALAICRGRAGLWKDVFTVSMNEKFDAIYRQKMGKSDLTFDFCL